A section of the Mesorhizobium loti genome encodes:
- the fliR gene encoding flagellar biosynthetic protein FliR translates to MSVLSQSVVIAAFLAFCRIGACFMLMPGLSSARVPVQVRLFVAVAATGGLLAFLWDRIIPFVDPRPQILVPMIISELLVGGLIGAMTRLYMEALRFMGSAIAMLIGYGGSGGPAIEEPEPQAALAAIISFSALLMLFVFDFDHEIVRALVASYTVAPVNVFFNPQAALVDITDTVSDTFFLVIRLGSPFVAYAILVNLTIGFVNKLTPQIPIYFISQPFVIAGGMIIFYFAIGTMLSLFVDGFVDLTLAR, encoded by the coding sequence GTGAGCGTTCTCTCGCAGAGCGTCGTCATCGCGGCGTTCCTCGCCTTCTGCCGCATCGGCGCCTGCTTCATGCTGATGCCGGGCCTGTCCAGCGCCCGCGTGCCGGTCCAGGTCCGGCTGTTCGTGGCGGTCGCCGCCACTGGCGGCCTGCTCGCCTTCCTGTGGGACCGCATCATTCCCTTCGTCGATCCGCGCCCGCAGATCCTGGTGCCGATGATCATATCGGAACTTCTGGTCGGCGGGCTGATCGGCGCCATGACCAGGCTCTACATGGAGGCGCTGCGCTTCATGGGCTCGGCCATCGCCATGCTGATCGGCTATGGCGGCTCGGGCGGACCGGCGATCGAGGAACCGGAACCGCAGGCCGCCCTTGCCGCGATCATCTCGTTCTCGGCGCTGCTGATGCTGTTCGTCTTCGATTTCGACCATGAGATCGTGCGCGCCCTGGTGGCGTCCTACACGGTCGCGCCAGTCAACGTCTTCTTCAACCCGCAGGCCGCGCTCGTCGACATCACCGACACCGTGTCGGACACCTTCTTCCTGGTCATCCGCCTCGGCAGCCCGTTCGTCGCCTATGCCATTCTGGTCAATCTGACGATCGGCTTCGTCAACAAGCTGACCCCGCAGATCCCGATCTATTTCATCTCCCAGCCCTTCGTCATCGCCGGCGGCATGATCATCTTCTATTTCGCCATCGGCACCATGCTGTCGCTGTTCGTCGACGGCTTCGTCGACCTGACTCTGGCGAGGTGA
- the flhA gene encoding flagellar biosynthesis protein FlhA: MAISESIQPGAVAKNGRDIFFALGIVIILAVLFLPIPAFLIDIGLAFSIALSVLILMVALWIQRPLDFSSFPTVLLIATMLRLSLNIATTRMILSHGNEGTHAAGYVIAGFSKLVMASDFVIGLIVFMILIVVNFIVITKGATRIAEVGARFTLDAIPGKQMSIDADLSAGMIDDKTAQLRRRELEEESSFFGSMDGASKFVRGDAIAGLIITAINIVGGIAIGYIRHGMGMGEAADVFIKLSVGDGLVTQIPALIVSLAAGLLVSKGGTRGSTNQAVFGQLGAHPRALYVAAALLVLLGLMPGLPLFPFFALAGGMAGLGYVIPMRANRVLAEAEALKAQEKVSKAEEEKNSVKASLATAEIELLIGKQLSTRLLVSHQELVFRMAKMRKKFAQQYGFVVPEVRVADDFAIPPKSYQIKVHGTVVAEYSMRVGEIMVLLGSRDVPEIPGEEIREPAFGMRAYSVMETFAEDLKRENYTFADNMSVLLTHLSEVIRNNLPQLLSYKDMKALLERQDQEYRKLADEICTTHISYPGLQAVLKLLLAERVSIRNLHLIIEAIAEIAPHVRRTEQIVEHVRIRMAQQICGDLSEGGVLKVLRLGNRWDLAFHQSLKRDAKGEVREFDIDPRQLEEFGQDATKAIKKFLEAGERFVLVTAPDARPYVRMIIERLFTTLPVLSHVEIAKGVEIKVLGTIS, from the coding sequence ATGGCGATCAGCGAAAGCATCCAGCCCGGCGCGGTGGCCAAGAACGGCCGCGACATCTTCTTCGCGCTCGGCATCGTCATCATCCTGGCCGTGCTGTTCCTGCCGATTCCGGCCTTCCTCATCGACATCGGCCTCGCCTTCTCGATCGCACTTTCGGTGCTGATCCTGATGGTGGCGCTGTGGATTCAGCGGCCGCTCGATTTCTCCTCGTTCCCGACCGTGCTGCTGATCGCCACGATGCTGCGGCTATCGCTCAACATCGCCACCACGCGCATGATCCTGTCGCATGGCAATGAGGGCACGCACGCCGCCGGATACGTGATCGCCGGCTTCTCCAAGCTGGTGATGGCCAGCGACTTCGTCATCGGCCTCATCGTCTTCATGATCCTGATCGTGGTGAACTTCATCGTCATCACCAAGGGTGCCACCCGTATCGCCGAAGTCGGCGCCCGTTTCACCCTCGACGCCATCCCGGGCAAGCAGATGTCGATCGACGCCGATCTCTCCGCCGGCATGATCGACGATAAGACCGCGCAGTTGCGCCGCCGCGAACTGGAGGAGGAATCCTCCTTCTTCGGCTCGATGGACGGCGCCTCGAAATTCGTGCGCGGCGACGCGATAGCCGGCCTCATCATCACCGCCATCAACATCGTCGGCGGCATCGCCATCGGCTACATCAGGCACGGCATGGGCATGGGCGAGGCCGCCGATGTGTTCATCAAGCTGTCGGTCGGCGACGGCCTGGTCACACAGATCCCGGCGCTGATCGTCTCGCTCGCCGCCGGCCTGCTGGTTTCCAAGGGCGGCACCCGTGGCTCGACCAACCAGGCCGTGTTCGGCCAGCTGGGCGCCCATCCGCGCGCGCTTTACGTGGCGGCCGCGCTGCTGGTGTTGCTAGGCCTCATGCCGGGCTTGCCGCTGTTTCCCTTCTTCGCGCTGGCCGGTGGCATGGCCGGGCTCGGCTACGTCATTCCGATGCGCGCCAACCGCGTCCTCGCCGAGGCCGAGGCGCTGAAGGCCCAGGAGAAGGTGTCCAAGGCCGAGGAAGAGAAGAACTCGGTCAAGGCTTCGCTCGCCACCGCCGAGATCGAACTGCTCATCGGCAAGCAGCTGTCGACCCGCCTCCTGGTCTCGCATCAGGAACTGGTCTTCCGCATGGCCAAGATGCGCAAGAAATTCGCCCAGCAATACGGCTTCGTCGTGCCGGAAGTGCGCGTTGCCGACGACTTCGCCATCCCGCCGAAGAGCTACCAGATCAAGGTGCATGGCACGGTGGTGGCCGAATATTCGATGCGCGTGGGTGAGATCATGGTGCTGCTCGGCAGCCGCGACGTGCCCGAAATCCCTGGCGAAGAAATCCGCGAGCCGGCCTTCGGCATGCGCGCCTATTCCGTCATGGAAACCTTCGCCGAGGATTTGAAGCGCGAGAACTACACCTTCGCCGACAACATGTCGGTGCTGCTCACCCATCTTTCCGAAGTCATCCGCAACAACCTGCCGCAGCTCCTGTCCTACAAGGACATGAAGGCGCTGCTCGAACGCCAGGACCAGGAATATCGCAAGCTCGCCGATGAGATCTGCACAACGCACATCTCCTATCCCGGCCTGCAGGCGGTGCTGAAGCTGCTGCTCGCCGAGCGCGTCTCGATCCGCAATCTCCACCTGATCATCGAGGCCATCGCCGAGATCGCGCCGCATGTGCGCCGCACCGAGCAGATCGTCGAACATGTCCGCATCCGCATGGCGCAGCAGATCTGCGGCGACCTATCGGAAGGCGGCGTGCTCAAGGTGCTGCGCCTCGGCAACCGCTGGGACCTCGCCTTCCACCAGAGCCTCAAGCGCGACGCCAAGGGCGAGGTGCGCGAGTTCGACATCGATCCGCGCCAGCTCGAGGAATTCGGCCAGGACGCCACCAAGGCGATCAAGAAATTCCTCGAGGCCGGCGAGCGTTTCGTCCTCGTCACCGCCCCGGACGCCCGTCCCTATGTGCGCATGATCATCGAGCGCCTGTTCACCACGCTGCCGGTGCTCTCCCATGTCGAAATCGCCAAGGGCGTCGAGATCAAGGTGCTCGGAACCATATCGTGA
- a CDS encoding NAD(P)/FAD-dependent oxidoreductase, with product MNIVPIHRGGSNGRKKIAVIGSGISGAAAAWALHPSAEIILYEASHRAGGHTATVDIDYDSTPISVDTGFIVYNELAYPDLSAMFSHLGVATHESDMGFSLSLDGGKLEWCGSTLRTIFAQKRNVFSPGFLWMLREILRFNKACIAERDNGTLGDVSIGDYLRTRGFSAGFRDNYLIPMAAAIWSTPRAKMLDYPAASFISFFENHRLIDNDTRPMWRTVSGGSRNYLQKLLAPLGSALRLSSPVKTMVRDAFGITVWAGDDAPERFDNVIIASHSDQALAMLGDASSVEERILSAISYRPNRVVLHRDPRLMPKRRAAWAAWNYLRCSCDRDEPEVSVTYWMNRLQGIDAAKPLFVSLNPVVEPRPELVFGEWMFDHPQYDARALSAQARLDDIQGARGTYFAGAWTGHGFHEDGLRSGLDAAIALGADVPWRRRETALSKALLTAE from the coding sequence ATGAACATTGTGCCCATTCACCGTGGTGGCTCCAACGGCCGGAAGAAAATCGCCGTCATCGGATCGGGCATATCAGGCGCCGCCGCCGCATGGGCTTTGCACCCGAGTGCCGAAATCATCCTTTATGAGGCGTCGCATCGCGCGGGCGGCCATACCGCCACGGTCGACATCGACTATGACTCCACACCGATTTCTGTCGACACAGGTTTCATCGTCTACAACGAACTGGCCTACCCGGATCTCAGCGCGATGTTCTCGCATCTTGGTGTGGCCACGCATGAGAGCGACATGGGCTTTTCGCTTTCGCTCGATGGCGGCAAGCTCGAATGGTGCGGCTCGACGCTGCGCACCATCTTCGCCCAGAAGCGTAATGTCTTTTCGCCCGGCTTTCTGTGGATGCTGAGGGAGATCCTGCGCTTCAACAAGGCGTGTATTGCCGAGCGCGACAACGGCACGCTGGGCGACGTCTCGATAGGCGACTATCTTCGCACCCGCGGTTTCTCCGCAGGCTTTCGCGACAATTATCTCATTCCAATGGCGGCGGCGATCTGGTCGACGCCGCGCGCCAAAATGCTGGACTATCCGGCTGCAAGCTTCATCAGCTTCTTCGAGAACCATCGCCTGATCGACAATGATACGCGACCGATGTGGCGCACGGTAAGCGGCGGTTCGCGCAACTATCTGCAAAAGCTGCTGGCGCCGCTCGGGTCGGCACTACGCCTATCGTCACCGGTCAAGACAATGGTGCGCGATGCGTTTGGCATTACCGTGTGGGCTGGTGATGACGCGCCGGAGCGCTTCGACAATGTCATCATCGCCAGCCATAGCGACCAGGCACTGGCCATGCTCGGCGACGCCTCGAGCGTCGAGGAGAGGATCCTGTCAGCCATATCGTATCGCCCCAACCGGGTCGTCCTGCACCGGGACCCGCGCCTGATGCCGAAGCGGCGGGCCGCCTGGGCGGCGTGGAACTATCTGCGCTGCTCATGTGACCGCGACGAACCGGAAGTGTCGGTCACATACTGGATGAACCGGCTGCAGGGGATCGACGCGGCAAAGCCGCTCTTCGTGTCGCTCAATCCGGTCGTCGAGCCACGCCCGGAATTGGTCTTCGGGGAATGGATGTTCGACCATCCGCAGTACGATGCGCGTGCCTTGTCAGCGCAAGCCCGTCTCGATGATATCCAAGGTGCGCGCGGCACCTATTTCGCCGGTGCGTGGACCGGACACGGCTTTCATGAGGATGGCTTGCGTTCGGGGCTCGACGCGGCGATTGCGCTCGGCGCCGATGTGCCGTGGCGTCGACGCGAGACGGCTTTGTCCAAAGCGCTGCTGACGGCGGAATAA
- a CDS encoding DUF1365 domain-containing protein, translating into MGERITTLEQNGPPPQAAGVLYPGEVMHARLKPFGHRFVYRVFSLLVDIDRLAELGRMTWLLRVNRPGLASFHESDHVNTPGETLRAFVDGLLVDAGLGKPAARVLLLAYPRIFGYVFNPISVYFCYDATGALIALIYAVRNTFGGRRIYVSPIRPGELGPAGVRQTQAKLFHVSPFIGMDARYHFRILPPGKTVRLRIHETENGEPLLAAAFAGTARPLATPDIGACLAKFPLMTLKIILGIHWEALKLWLKGARFHPSPETPEVAQSAQYSIPIGPEPHVPRK; encoded by the coding sequence ATGGGCGAACGGATCACAACACTGGAGCAGAACGGCCCGCCGCCGCAGGCGGCCGGCGTGCTCTATCCCGGTGAGGTGATGCATGCGCGGCTGAAGCCCTTCGGCCACCGCTTTGTCTACCGCGTGTTCTCGTTGCTGGTCGATATAGACAGGCTCGCCGAGCTCGGACGCATGACATGGCTGTTGCGGGTCAATCGGCCCGGCCTGGCATCTTTCCACGAAAGCGATCATGTCAACACCCCAGGCGAGACGCTACGGGCTTTCGTCGACGGGCTGCTCGTCGATGCCGGCCTTGGCAAACCGGCGGCGCGCGTGCTGCTGCTCGCCTATCCCCGCATCTTCGGCTACGTCTTCAATCCAATCTCGGTGTATTTCTGCTACGACGCCACGGGCGCGCTGATCGCCTTGATCTATGCGGTGCGTAACACGTTCGGTGGCCGGCGAATCTACGTGTCGCCGATCCGACCGGGCGAACTCGGCCCCGCAGGAGTGCGCCAGACACAAGCCAAGCTCTTTCATGTCTCGCCCTTCATCGGCATGGATGCGCGGTATCACTTTCGCATTCTGCCGCCAGGCAAGACGGTCAGGCTTCGCATCCACGAGACGGAAAATGGCGAACCACTCTTGGCAGCGGCCTTTGCTGGGACAGCACGCCCGCTCGCCACGCCGGATATTGGCGCATGCCTGGCCAAGTTTCCACTGATGACTTTGAAGATCATTCTCGGCATTCACTGGGAAGCACTGAAGTTGTGGCTGAAAGGCGCGCGGTTTCATCCGAGCCCTGAAACTCCTGAAGTCGCGCAGTCCGCGCAATACAGCATCCCGATAGGGCCGGAGCCGCATGTCCCTCGAAAGTGA
- a CDS encoding NAD-dependent epimerase/dehydratase family protein: MTMGHRIFLAGASGAIGQRLIPQLLAAGHHVTGTTRSPDKAATLRSLGIEPVIVDVFDAEVLSRRMLAARPDIVVHQLTDLPPGLDPSRMGEAVVRNARIREEGTRNLVAAAAASGARRMVAQSIAWAYAPGPEPHGEADPLDSEASGNRGISVGGVIALEKAVLNAPFAGVVLRYGQLYGPGTGTDAAAGASPVHVDAAAHAALLALEKGAPGVFNVAEPNQAVSTQKAVEELGWRADFRLPA, from the coding sequence ATGACGATGGGGCATCGAATTTTTCTTGCCGGCGCCTCGGGCGCCATCGGACAGCGGCTCATCCCGCAGCTTCTGGCCGCCGGCCATCATGTGACGGGTACCACGCGCAGTCCTGACAAGGCCGCGACATTGCGTTCCCTCGGCATCGAACCGGTGATCGTCGATGTCTTCGATGCCGAGGTCCTGTCGCGCCGCATGCTTGCCGCCCGGCCGGACATCGTCGTCCATCAGCTGACCGACCTGCCGCCAGGGCTGGATCCGAGCCGGATGGGCGAGGCGGTTGTTCGCAATGCCCGCATCCGCGAGGAGGGTACCCGCAATCTGGTCGCTGCGGCCGCCGCGTCCGGCGCCCGGCGCATGGTCGCTCAAAGCATCGCCTGGGCCTATGCGCCGGGACCGGAGCCGCATGGCGAAGCCGACCCGCTGGATAGCGAGGCGAGCGGCAACCGCGGCATCAGCGTCGGCGGCGTCATCGCCTTGGAAAAGGCTGTTCTAAACGCGCCATTCGCCGGAGTCGTCCTGCGATATGGCCAGCTCTATGGACCGGGAACGGGAACCGATGCGGCTGCCGGCGCGTCGCCGGTGCATGTCGATGCTGCCGCCCATGCGGCGCTGCTAGCACTCGAAAAGGGTGCGCCCGGCGTCTTCAACGTGGCGGAACCCAACCAGGCTGTCTCGACGCAAAAGGCGGTCGAGGAACTGGGTTGGCGTGCTGATTTCCGTTTGCCTGCCTGA
- a CDS encoding MarR family winged helix-turn-helix transcriptional regulator: protein MRKANPTVPAPGEGKRGEEGYLGYLLRQAAGAHRLRVDRALADLGVTQPQFATLTMLGAYPGLSNADLARLALLTPQTLSVIVANLERAGSLVRRPHAVHGRIQHIELSDSGQALLRECRERVHAIERELTEGLSSGEERAVRRWLVGVATAETARP, encoded by the coding sequence ATGCGCAAGGCAAATCCGACAGTTCCCGCTCCGGGCGAAGGCAAACGTGGCGAGGAAGGCTATCTCGGCTATCTCCTGCGGCAGGCTGCCGGCGCGCATCGGCTGAGGGTCGACAGGGCGCTGGCCGATCTTGGCGTGACGCAGCCGCAATTCGCCACGCTGACCATGCTTGGCGCCTATCCCGGCCTCTCCAACGCCGATCTGGCCCGGCTGGCACTGCTCACCCCGCAAACGCTCAGCGTCATCGTCGCCAATCTCGAACGGGCCGGCTCGCTGGTGCGCAGGCCGCATGCCGTCCATGGCCGCATCCAGCATATCGAGCTGAGCGACAGCGGACAGGCGCTGCTGCGGGAATGCCGCGAGCGGGTGCATGCCATCGAGCGCGAACTGACGGAAGGCCTCTCGTCCGGGGAAGAAAGGGCCGTCAGGCGCTGGCTGGTCGGCGTCGCCACGGCCGAGACAGCCAGGCCCTAA
- a CDS encoding SAM-dependent methyltransferase: protein MSLESETGATRTVARASGPGAYILKLMFACLERGRITIVTPSGQRIDHRSDAPGPEAVLIVHRWRAIRRLLTGGDLAFAEAYIEGDWSSPDLTLLIELAALNLEHIEQVVGGLLPVRLVNRLRHVLKANSKAGSRRNIAFHYDLGNDFYSLWLDPSMTYSSALYRQSGQTLETAQQARLQRVVELLDLGGGKEVLEIGCGWGNLAVVLGRHGARVTGITLSAEQLAHARNLVQKEKLDGTVALELQDYRDTQGTFDRIVSIEMFEAVGEKYWPTYFSILRERLKPGGKAVLQVITIDEKRFESYRSNADFIQRYIFPGGMLPTKTIMTELAKQAHLTLASVDSFGASYALTLAEWRRRFLKAWPMIEAIGFSHNFQRIWEYYLSYCEAGFRVGTIDVGLYVLEKD from the coding sequence ATGTCCCTCGAAAGTGAAACCGGCGCCACGCGGACCGTGGCCCGTGCGAGCGGTCCAGGAGCCTATATCCTCAAGCTTATGTTTGCTTGCCTCGAAAGAGGGCGGATCACGATCGTGACGCCCTCGGGCCAGCGGATCGACCATCGATCCGATGCGCCTGGCCCGGAAGCGGTTCTGATCGTGCACCGGTGGCGCGCGATCCGCCGCCTCCTGACGGGGGGCGACCTCGCTTTCGCGGAGGCCTACATCGAGGGCGACTGGTCCAGCCCCGACCTCACATTGCTCATTGAACTTGCCGCGCTCAACCTGGAACACATCGAACAGGTGGTTGGCGGGCTTCTTCCGGTCCGCCTTGTCAATCGGCTTCGCCACGTGCTGAAGGCGAACAGCAAGGCCGGGAGCCGCCGCAACATTGCCTTCCACTACGATCTCGGCAACGACTTCTATTCGCTTTGGCTTGATCCCAGCATGACCTACTCGTCCGCGCTCTATCGGCAGTCCGGGCAAACCCTTGAGACAGCCCAGCAGGCCAGACTGCAACGCGTCGTGGAATTGCTTGATCTGGGCGGTGGCAAGGAGGTTCTGGAGATCGGCTGCGGATGGGGAAACCTTGCCGTTGTTCTGGGTCGGCACGGGGCGCGCGTCACCGGCATAACGCTCTCCGCGGAACAACTGGCCCACGCAAGAAATCTCGTTCAAAAAGAGAAACTCGACGGCACGGTGGCCTTGGAACTGCAGGACTACCGCGACACGCAGGGAACGTTCGACCGCATTGTCTCGATCGAAATGTTCGAGGCTGTCGGCGAAAAATACTGGCCAACTTACTTCAGCATATTGCGCGAGCGCCTGAAGCCTGGCGGGAAGGCTGTTTTGCAGGTCATCACGATCGATGAGAAGCGTTTCGAAAGCTACCGTTCAAACGCCGACTTCATCCAGCGCTACATTTTCCCAGGCGGGATGCTTCCTACCAAGACGATCATGACCGAACTGGCGAAGCAGGCCCATCTCACACTGGCTTCGGTGGACAGTTTTGGCGCCAGTTATGCCCTGACACTGGCTGAATGGCGGCGTCGATTCTTGAAGGCCTGGCCGATGATCGAGGCAATCGGCTTCAGTCACAACTTTCAAAGAATCTGGGAATATTACCTCAGCTACTGCGAAGCAGGCTTTCGGGTCGGCACGATAGATGTCGGGTTGTATGTTCTGGAGAAGGACTAA
- a CDS encoding cupin domain-containing protein: MIGNQARPRAGQSVIAVSAVGVLFALAAKWTGPDFTRVASKGMEMHMQMANADVNGVAGARPKTVVTPVSCEKLPDVPGKSITTVIVAFPPDGFTPRHRHPGSVSAFVLKGTLRSRLEGSPAGTYTQGQTWFEPSGAVHLFAENVSTTEPAELLATFVADDDCGTLTIPD, from the coding sequence ATGATCGGCAATCAAGCTCGTCCGCGCGCCGGCCAATCTGTCATCGCGGTCAGCGCTGTCGGGGTTTTGTTCGCGCTCGCGGCAAAGTGGACCGGCCCGGATTTCACGCGCGTCGCGTCGAAAGGCATGGAAATGCATATGCAGATGGCAAATGCCGATGTGAACGGTGTTGCCGGGGCGCGGCCGAAAACGGTCGTCACGCCGGTCTCCTGCGAAAAACTGCCTGACGTGCCGGGCAAGTCGATCACCACGGTGATCGTGGCATTTCCACCAGACGGTTTTACGCCTCGTCACCGGCATCCGGGCTCGGTCAGCGCCTTCGTCCTGAAGGGCACTCTGCGCTCGCGGCTCGAAGGCAGCCCGGCCGGTACCTACACCCAAGGACAAACATGGTTCGAGCCGTCCGGCGCGGTCCATCTCTTCGCCGAGAATGTCAGCACCACCGAGCCCGCCGAACTCTTGGCGACCTTTGTCGCCGACGACGATTGCGGGACGCTGACCATACCGGACTGA
- a CDS encoding chloride channel protein, which yields MLSRNHSEVYARRLRAVLLRSIPLLEARGIAVVILAGVVGIMAGILVTAMSQIVQDLHGLLFGVQPGGRLSGMFSLANPVQALIPAIGGALLGLTVIWLRLRKFRTPVDPIEANALYGGRMSLTDTFIIAGQTMISSGFGASVGLEAGYTQVGSGLASRLARIFRLRRNDVRVLVGCGAAGAIAAAFDAPLTGAFYGFELVIGIYSVANVAPVMTAAICASLTAEMFGGVPFPLELSGLPQLTASQYVPFLLLGLLGGAASIAIMQLVTLIERGFNRLSVDASLRPVIGGVIVGLLGLITPQVLSSGHGALHREFAMNYGLTVVASVFVLKLAASAVSLGSGFRGGLFFASLFLGALLGKAFAGVMALVSPATGIDPSVAAVVGMTSLAVGVVGGPLTMTFLALESTRDLTLTGVVLAASIMAAILVRETFGYSFSTWRFHLRGETIRSAHDVGWMRSLTVGSMMRKDIKTIDASTTLGAFRKQIPLGSAQRVIAVDPGDQYVGVLIVAELHSDPSGGDVPVRDLAQYKDAVLVPSMNVQAAAETFQRAGAEELAVVEDFTDHIVLGLLTEGHLMRRYAEELEKARRDLSGEG from the coding sequence GTGCTTTCCAGAAACCACAGCGAAGTCTACGCCCGCCGGCTGCGCGCGGTGCTTCTGAGATCCATTCCTCTGCTCGAGGCGCGCGGCATCGCCGTGGTCATCCTCGCCGGCGTCGTCGGCATCATGGCCGGCATACTGGTGACCGCGATGAGCCAGATCGTGCAGGATTTGCACGGGCTTCTGTTCGGCGTTCAGCCCGGCGGCCGGCTGTCCGGAATGTTCTCGCTCGCCAATCCCGTGCAGGCGCTGATACCGGCGATCGGCGGCGCCCTGCTCGGGCTGACGGTGATCTGGCTGCGGTTGCGTAAATTCCGCACTCCGGTCGATCCGATCGAGGCCAACGCGCTCTATGGCGGGCGCATGTCGCTGACCGACACGTTCATCATCGCCGGCCAGACCATGATCTCCAGCGGCTTCGGCGCGTCGGTCGGACTGGAAGCCGGCTACACGCAGGTCGGGTCCGGCCTGGCATCGCGGCTGGCGCGCATCTTCAGGCTGCGGCGCAACGATGTCCGCGTCCTCGTCGGTTGCGGCGCGGCCGGCGCCATCGCCGCCGCCTTCGATGCGCCGCTGACCGGTGCCTTCTATGGTTTCGAGCTGGTCATCGGCATCTACTCGGTCGCCAATGTCGCGCCTGTCATGACGGCGGCCATCTGCGCTTCGCTGACGGCGGAAATGTTCGGCGGCGTGCCGTTTCCGCTCGAGCTTTCGGGACTGCCGCAACTCACCGCCAGCCAGTACGTGCCGTTCCTGCTGCTCGGACTGCTCGGCGGCGCCGCTTCGATCGCCATCATGCAGCTGGTGACGCTGATCGAACGTGGTTTCAACAGGCTGTCGGTCGATGCCTCGCTGCGCCCCGTCATCGGTGGCGTCATCGTCGGCCTCCTGGGGCTGATCACGCCGCAGGTCCTGTCCAGCGGCCACGGCGCGCTGCATCGCGAGTTCGCCATGAACTATGGTCTGACCGTGGTGGCCAGCGTCTTCGTGCTGAAATTGGCGGCGTCGGCGGTCTCGCTTGGTTCGGGCTTTCGCGGCGGCCTGTTCTTTGCGTCGCTGTTCCTCGGTGCGCTGCTCGGCAAGGCATTCGCCGGCGTGATGGCGCTGGTTTCGCCGGCAACCGGTATCGACCCCTCGGTCGCCGCCGTCGTTGGCATGACCTCGCTTGCCGTCGGTGTCGTCGGCGGTCCGCTGACGATGACTTTCCTGGCGCTGGAATCGACCCGCGACCTGACACTGACCGGCGTCGTGCTGGCGGCCTCGATCATGGCGGCGATCCTGGTGCGCGAGACATTCGGTTATTCGTTCTCGACGTGGCGCTTCCACCTGCGCGGCGAGACGATCCGCAGCGCGCACGATGTCGGCTGGATGCGCAGCCTCACCGTCGGCTCGATGATGCGCAAGGACATCAAGACCATCGATGCCTCGACGACACTGGGCGCCTTCCGCAAGCAGATTCCGCTGGGCTCCGCCCAACGCGTCATCGCCGTCGACCCGGGCGATCAGTATGTCGGCGTGCTGATTGTGGCCGAACTGCACAGCGACCCCTCCGGCGGCGACGTGCCGGTACGCGATCTTGCCCAGTACAAGGACGCGGTTCTGGTTCCCAGCATGAACGTGCAGGCCGCCGCCGAGACGTTCCAGCGCGCCGGAGCCGAGGAACTGGCCGTCGTCGAGGATTTCACCGACCATATCGTGCTCGGGCTGCTGACCGAGGGACACCTTATGCGGCGCTATGCCGAGGAGCTCGAAAAAGCGCGTCGGGACCTGTCCGGCGAGGGGTAG
- a CDS encoding putative quinol monooxygenase: MLVIIGTIRLPPSRFEEARSAMERMISGSRAEAGCLEYSYARDVLDAGLIRVTEVWRDKAALDAHFSSPHIAEWRSNWPALGIGERNLMLYEAGEPVPS, encoded by the coding sequence ATGCTCGTGATCATCGGCACGATCCGTTTGCCGCCCAGCCGGTTCGAGGAGGCAAGGTCCGCGATGGAGCGCATGATCTCAGGCAGCCGTGCCGAGGCTGGCTGCCTCGAATATTCCTATGCGCGGGATGTGCTCGACGCTGGGCTGATCCGGGTGACCGAGGTGTGGCGCGACAAGGCGGCACTCGATGCGCATTTCAGCTCGCCGCACATCGCCGAGTGGCGCTCGAACTGGCCGGCGCTTGGCATAGGCGAGCGCAACCTCATGCTCTATGAGGCGGGTGAGCCGGTGCCGAGTTGA
- a CDS encoding helix-turn-helix domain-containing protein: protein MRKASGAASAKTGDAPAATHAHEVLGMRLKSLRLARRLSLRELAEATGTSASFISQLERGLTGASTASLNQMASALGVSVAMLFEESAAQNHGVLRRSERPSLPPSDGCRKMLLSRPPLSDMEVYVGEFDIGGSTGPDRYTHGDAHEMLVVLRGIVEVSLGEARHVLEEGDSIEYTTSTPHRSENIGSGRAEVMWIIAPPTSARAELEQYTAWKPLAAR, encoded by the coding sequence ATGCGCAAGGCCTCTGGCGCGGCTTCGGCAAAGACGGGCGACGCGCCCGCCGCGACCCATGCACATGAAGTGCTGGGCATGCGCCTCAAGAGCCTTCGCCTCGCCCGCAGGCTGTCATTGCGGGAGCTTGCGGAGGCGACTGGAACCAGCGCCAGTTTCATCAGCCAGCTCGAACGCGGCCTGACCGGGGCCAGCACCGCATCGCTCAACCAGATGGCTTCGGCGCTTGGCGTCAGCGTCGCCATGTTGTTCGAGGAAAGCGCGGCGCAAAATCATGGCGTCCTGAGACGAAGCGAGCGGCCGAGCCTGCCGCCCAGCGACGGCTGCCGCAAGATGCTGTTGTCGCGCCCGCCGCTGAGCGACATGGAAGTCTATGTCGGGGAATTCGACATTGGCGGCTCGACCGGGCCCGATCGCTACACTCACGGCGACGCGCACGAGATGCTCGTCGTGCTGCGCGGGATCGTCGAGGTCTCGCTGGGCGAGGCGCGCCACGTCCTCGAGGAGGGCGACAGCATCGAATACACGACGTCGACACCGCATCGCTCAGAGAACATCGGCAGCGGCCGAGCCGAAGTGATGTGGATCATCGCGCCGCCGACCTCGGCGCGCGCCGAACTCGAACAATATACGGCCTGGAAACCGCTCGCGGCCAGGTAG